GTGCAGCGACGATTCGAGAGATTAGAGAGAGTGTTGAGTTGGAGTCTGTTGACATGATGAagggggagagaagagagagagcgtAGAGTTCGCGTCTAACGCaattatgtttttatgtaatACAAAAGCCATCTTTATGTCTGCAGAAAAACTTTCATGGCTGCTATCATtcaaaacaaacacaaacagTAGATTGTACTCGAATTGAATCAGATATATGAACCATGTCTATATCAAGTAGGTAATTTTGTTTAGCCTCAAAAGAGTGCAAGAGGAGGAACAAATATGCATTATTTACAGAGCATCCTGAAACAAAATGAATTACACAGATAAACTGTGAATCAAATCCTGGAAGGGATCAGAGGGGTATTGTTCTGGAAGTATGCGCTGGCTGCTGCAACTCCGCTTCCGAGCTTAACAGGGTATCCGACATCCTTAAGCACCATCTCCACACCAGCAAGACAACCCAACAGTTGCAACTGGAAACAGAATAATTATCGGATATCAAAAACTGAGAAAGTTACTGCGTAAACCTTGTACTCCATTATAACCGTTTCATTTTACTTGCATTGCAAGCTTTCCCAATGATGTTCATACGTATCGTTAAGTTTAACTTTTGCCCCATTCTCTTTACACaaacaacaatgaaaaacatATGGTATATAGCACAACTTCGAGGATGATAAATAAATGAATTGGGTGCTATAAACAAGCCTCATTGAAGTGATGTtatcatttgtagatttttgtgTTCTCCCATTTTCATATAGAGCGTAATTGACAGAGCGAGGTCAATAGGCTAGTTTCTACCTGCTCTATTACATGATATCCAGTTTAAGCCGAAAATAGGTCCACTTCCTTTTGTACTTCCATTCCAACTGATGTCGAATGGTGCTTGAAATATGTAAATAATGTAAGATGCAAAGGATTGACATTACCTCATTCAGGTTGCCAAGATGCCCTATTCTGAAAACCTTGCCGGCTATTTTGTTCAGGCCTAGGCCTAAGCTCAAATTGTACCTTTTCCATGCCCTTTTCACAATTTCGGTACTGTCAATGTATGGAGGAACAAGAACAGCAGTCACTGTGTCACTCACCCATTCCTCGCTTTGGGTGCAGTTCTTCAACCCCCATGCCTCCACAGCAAGCCTGCACTTCCAAGTTGTAGGCAAcgttcaaataccccatttaaTGCAATACAACAGTAAACAATTGGGAGACGAATAGTTGTAACCAGAAGCTATACCTTGTTGCTTTGCCCAAACGGCTATGTCTTGCAATCACATTGTCAAGTCCTTCCTCAAAAAGAAGATCAAGTGCTGTACGCAGCCCATACAGCAACTGGATGGAAGGGGTGTATGGCCAGTATGTTCCCAACTTATAGAACTTCAAGTAGTCATTCCAGTCGAAGAACACCCTCACGGATTTTGCACTTTTAGATGCCTCCAGAGCCTTGGGGCTTGCACACACAATCCCAATTCCAGTGGGGAGGGAAAGAGCTTTCTGAGAGCCAGTTAAAGCAACATCTACCCCCCACTCGTCCATACGGAAATCAAGGGCACATATGGAAGACACTCCATCGACAAGGAAGAGAGCCGGATGCATGTAGTTATCTGAGAGTTCAATGAAAAAGCATGAGAAGCATTCCATGAAGGTAACTGACGAGTAAGAAAAGCAAGTATCcagagaaaggaagaaaatgtgACTAAGATTAACTGATGTCTGCAAGTACTCTGTGGCTCTGCCTCGGATAGATAATAGAGAGCCACATACATAAGCATATAGACAACCATTTTAGAACTGATAATAGAACATGTACACAAGCAGATTACGGATATAAAATGAAAGCTAAATCAGGCATAGAAGAAGACAAGCCTACCAAGTATTTTTCTGACTTTAGCCAAGTTGTTTGTGACTCCGGTGGCTGTTTCATTGTGAACAATGCATATTGCCTTTATAGTGTGCGCTGTATCTTCTGCAATTTTTGATTCCAGAACGTCAAGGTTGGCACCTTGGCCCCAATCACTTTCTACAACATCCACATTGAACTTAAGGCGCTGCTGCTGATCGATCCACAGTAAACTGAATTGGCCAATCAGGAAAGATACAATCCGGTCTCCAGGAGATAATGTGTTTGTAAGTGCACTCTCCCATGCACCAGTGCCTAAAAAAATTTAGAGTAATGTTATAAAGAACTTAGCCATTCACACTCAATTAACCTAATTATGAACGTAAGATCGCTTCTAGTTGTTCAGACCATGTATAATACTGAGACACTACAAACAACTTTTCACAAGATGTGATAAAAGAAAGAACTAATCTGAAAAGTACATTACAACTGAATGGAAAAAACTGAGACCATAATAGTTATTGAGATACCTGTGGTAGGGATCATAAATGGAGTTCCAGATGTAGTCTTGAAAATCTTCTTCACATCCTCGAGCAGAGTTTTGGTCATTGCTGGGACAGCGGGAGAACGGTAATCCTCATTGTTCCTGTTCATGGCCCGAAGGACTGGCTCCGGAATATTGACCGGGCCTggaacaaagaggtggttccTTCCTGGTCCATAAACGTAGTCCATTTTCACCTCCCTGCAGGCTCACAAATTGAGCCGAACCTAAGCTGCAAACCAACTTAAAGATTTAACCTCAGCCTCACCGAAAAAAAGCATTCTCCATCTGTGCAGGTTTCtagtttgaagtttgaactcAGCCTCAGACAAACAAAAAGAACTATTGTgttttcacacacacacacacctatgCACGGACATACTATGTACCTATCAGGGAATACATTTCATATGCATTGTCCACAATCGTAAAATACACAATATCATTTGGACTAAGAAGTAGCACGAGGGTTTTAGTCCGTCGACTGTCGATGCTGTGAAAATGATACTGACAGTGTTTCGGAAAAATATAGCAGAGGGGGTTCAATCTTCCATTCTTTTTCTGCAGTGCAGGCTAATGGCCTTGATTCTTTTGTCCCCACCAGCCAAATTTAAGCCTTTTAATTTCCTTAATTTCCTCTAGTATTTCAATAAAACTAGAATCGGCTATGTGTGTTCTTGAGGACAACTCTCTggcctaaaacaagaaaatattaCTGCTAATGACTTCTGGAGCTTCATTTTCTCAACTATTTTCTTAAAAGTAGTATCGATATTGAGCCTGCAATAAGAGGTTGCACATAGAGTAGAGCGAGAATCAACATACCTGTGTATGTTATTTACTAGACATACATACACGTCGATAATTTaagttttatacaaaaacaGTAAATAAAGTCCAactgaagtaaaaaaaaaaaaaaaaaaaaaactcatccaTCCACTTGTTATGCTCTAATTGATGCTTAATTGTGAAAAtcgtttgaatttgaattgaaaaCCTTTGTAGAAATACAAATGATACAAATATCAGTGCAAACATCTGTATTATTTGTTTACtatgaagagaaaaataaagagaattaTCCATTACAATCTAATCCTAGACACCAAACGCGACCTCAAATTCCTTACGTACCTGAACCATACTGAAATTGAACTAAGAACACCCTTaacataaaactaaaaactgaatTAGGAGTATTAATCTGTTtatattttgaatgaaaacaaAAGCTAATATAGAACTATTTAAATTTGGGGTCAAACAAaaaacacactcacacacactaaattacacacacacacacacacacacatatatatatatatatatatatatgtgtgtgtgtgtgtgagataggtgcattatttatcatattttcATGTTAATTATTCTAGGTTTTGTATGGAATTGATTATTAAAGAGCTTTATTGCTTTCCTTTCCATAATTTCAGTCAATTTGTACTTAGAATGTTCTTGGTGATAAATCGACTTTGCGGAGGAGTTTTCGTGCAACACCAATTGGAAAAGGAAGCTATGAGGCTGAAGATGAATATATATCTTGTATTTGATTAAGAGACAAAAGTGATGTAGATGAGATTAGAGGTAAAAGCATGACAACAAAAGTGAAGGCAGAAAATTCAGAAAACAGATATATAGTATAAACGCCAACTGATCATCAGAAATATGTCGATATAcagatacatacatatatatatatatatgtgtgtgtgtgtgtgtgtgtgtgtgtgtgtatagaatgaatgaaaagagaagagaggaagaagatgagtttTTACGTACCCAAAGGCAACGAGTGGAAGAGAACAGAATTCTCTTCTGGGTGTTGATGGCAAAGCAAAGCACAAGACAAGTGCCTGCTCTCCTctttaagcttttttttttatatttctacGATAGGAGGTGGGCGGGATGTTGACGGGGACCCACTTTTCTCAAAACGTGGCAGATAAGAGCCACACCAACGAAACCCTCTTTCATTTCATTTCTGCATTGGATTTCCACTtcgaaaatttaaaataataattatgagTTAagctttattttaatttctccACCGTCATCGCAGTCCAATGGTATATCTCACTTCATTTGCAAGTGAGATTGTGTTTGACTTTTATAAATGACGAGCtcgaaattaaattattattctcACTATGTGTCTTAGCCTAATTTCTTATCGAAATGTTTGTTGTATAGAGATAAAGTTTATTTCAATTCGGTTTTTTAGTTGAGTAATATTCTAATCTAAACGAAATGAGGTCCTTAGCATTATGGTTTACTGGTATTAATTTTGTGAGAGAAGTTTTATACAATTAACaaaaagtgagaagttttatGTTCGACTTTCATGGATCGCCAGTTTGGGACCAAATTTCTGTAATTGACTCATTTTATGACTTACCTTAAATccttatttctttattttaatataaatatagaGAGCGTAAAACTTGAGTACAAAAAAGAGTACACTCGAAAAAccaccttttttctttttctttttagtagAGTGATAGCGTTAGTGGGTTAGATAGTTAGTTGTCAGGGAGGGAGGAGAGTCGGCGGGATCAAACCCGCAACAGAGTACAAAATATAATTGATTTCTGTCAATGGGTTAAAGCAACATCTGCTTGTACAAATCAActtaaatgaaaatgaaaataaaattaaaaaaaaattaaaaaccaaagaaTGCAAGCCAAACAAGAAACTAGGATAATGTAGGAGTAGAAAATGtagttataaaaatatatttaaaatatgtatGGACATGAATTACTAGaataattcaatgaaattaaaattttggatGATAAAATGAAGGTTGAGGTTGAGAAAGGAGAGTGAAAGATAAAGTGATAAGGGGTAGCTGCAGACCACACCCACTTTGTAGGAAGCAACACCACACACGCCTTTTCCGTTTGTTTTCTTCCTATGTTTCTGTTTTCTTCCATATTTCATGTCTCTCACTGTGGGCCATTTCTTTTttgtaatctttttttttttctttgagttaaactatatttttgttcttcatttataagtgaaatgTCTTAAATTCGATTAATACTTTCTTTGAGTTAAAATatattgcattttttttctttataatggTTGAGGAAACATCGTTAACGGGCTTCACCACACAGGCATGATTAATAATTTTTTCATGGCCGCTTAGTATTATAGTCTAataatattcctcttcatttgtaagtgaggtcttaggtttgattatcatgaaaggcgaatttgaaccacattgttagccactcagtactacggtctagtgatatttctcttcacttgtaaatgagaggtcttatatTCGAATTTTGtgaatggcgaattcgatatgAAATTACGTTGCCCATTGTGTGCTTAGTTGAACTCTCCCCTCCTCTTAGTATAAAATATATCGTcgtactaaaaaaaatagtttttttcaCTATAGGAATCAATTCAAAATTAGTGCCTCGCCACAAGgaacttgaaaaaaaattaggaaactTTCATAAAAATGGATTgggctaagtttattttaaccaaaaatcatgctataactctattttatgaaaatgatttaaattttaataaaaaaaatcttaaactttaataaaaaggacaaaagaatttaaattttaatgaaaaagacataattttaatattaaaagaattaaaaaaaaaaaaactgacacGCAAGACCAGCACGTCGTCAAACATACAGTTCACTAAACTTACTgtactgtttatgaaatttactACGCTGCTTATAAAACTTACtatattgtttatg
This window of the Malus domestica chromosome 03, GDT2T_hap1 genome carries:
- the LOC103427269 gene encoding serine--glyoxylate aminotransferase, yielding MDYVYGPGRNHLFVPGPVNIPEPVLRAMNRNNEDYRSPAVPAMTKTLLEDVKKIFKTTSGTPFMIPTTGTGAWESALTNTLSPGDRIVSFLIGQFSLLWIDQQQRLKFNVDVVESDWGQGANLDVLESKIAEDTAHTIKAICIVHNETATGVTNNLAKVRKILDNYMHPALFLVDGVSSICALDFRMDEWGVDVALTGSQKALSLPTGIGIVCASPKALEASKSAKSVRVFFDWNDYLKFYKLGTYWPYTPSIQLLYGLRTALDLLFEEGLDNVIARHSRLGKATRLAVEAWGLKNCTQSEEWVSDTVTAVLVPPYIDSTEIVKRAWKRYNLSLGLGLNKIAGKVFRIGHLGNLNELQLLGCLAGVEMVLKDVGYPVKLGSGVAAASAYFQNNTPLIPSRI